The following proteins are encoded in a genomic region of Sorangiineae bacterium MSr12523:
- a CDS encoding MBL fold metallo-hydrolase, translated as MRASSHTEVLFVNHSSLLIRYGDEYLLTDPWYQRPAFGSWLPVPPMAVHPASLVALGSKLRILISHAHDDHCDNQFLQLFDKSSAIVSTNFASKSVERRLGKLGFTNLHMLSPAGEQLGSFRVRSFVNEKLSHDDALYLIETPDAAVVHGNDLWVPLESAPLSAIKAAVIEKGANRALYASQTNSASGFPTTYRNFSPQEKARLLRKKVDGMIDAGLQNAAAVGASHFLSYAGFSGAFVKDKEEYLGDAIIPDYDYIAQHFGSRIPSNVTVLDMRPGDAFDFHEVKKSFFGNDIAVRDLKQAAIDYYRAYGVVDTCDTFRVDSDSIENGAIEERLERYLLEFDKFVKGHVERTKFESTILGKTLEVFVEDVGVHRALRFGHGLVHGEETWNKRIVVSSKLISMVMEKKILLENLYTGFNAEFVRNPPDVYNRDIVMYLVMFSYAYINRRQPT; from the coding sequence ATGCGAGCGTCCAGCCATACCGAAGTGCTGTTCGTCAACCACTCGAGCCTGCTCATCCGGTACGGGGATGAGTATCTTCTCACGGACCCTTGGTACCAGCGGCCGGCGTTTGGGAGTTGGCTGCCGGTTCCGCCGATGGCCGTGCACCCCGCGAGTCTCGTCGCGCTGGGCAGTAAGCTGCGGATCTTGATCTCGCATGCGCACGATGATCACTGCGACAATCAATTTTTACAGTTGTTCGACAAAAGCTCGGCGATTGTCTCGACGAATTTCGCGTCGAAGAGCGTCGAGCGGCGTCTCGGCAAGCTTGGATTCACGAATCTGCACATGCTTTCGCCGGCCGGCGAGCAGCTCGGTTCATTTCGCGTGCGAAGTTTCGTCAACGAGAAGCTGTCGCACGATGACGCCCTCTATCTGATCGAGACGCCCGACGCTGCGGTCGTTCACGGCAACGACTTGTGGGTACCCTTGGAGAGCGCGCCACTTTCCGCCATCAAAGCTGCCGTCATCGAGAAGGGCGCGAATCGCGCGCTGTATGCCTCGCAGACCAATTCCGCATCCGGGTTCCCGACCACGTACCGCAATTTCAGTCCGCAAGAGAAAGCACGGCTGCTGCGAAAGAAGGTCGACGGAATGATCGATGCCGGGCTGCAGAACGCAGCCGCCGTCGGCGCCTCGCATTTTCTGAGCTATGCCGGGTTCTCCGGTGCCTTCGTCAAGGACAAGGAAGAATATCTCGGCGATGCCATCATTCCGGACTACGACTACATCGCCCAACATTTCGGCTCTCGGATTCCGAGCAACGTGACCGTGCTGGACATGCGGCCGGGCGACGCTTTCGATTTTCACGAGGTGAAGAAGAGCTTCTTCGGCAACGACATTGCCGTTCGCGATCTCAAGCAGGCGGCGATCGACTACTACCGAGCCTACGGTGTCGTCGACACATGCGATACATTTCGTGTCGATTCGGATTCCATCGAAAACGGGGCCATCGAGGAGCGGCTGGAGCGGTATCTCCTGGAGTTCGACAAGTTCGTAAAGGGGCACGTCGAGCGCACCAAGTTCGAGTCGACCATCCTCGGGAAAACGCTCGAGGTTTTCGTGGAAGATGTCGGAGTGCACCGTGCGTTGCGCTTCGGTCATGGCCTGGTCCACGGTGAGGAGACGTGGAACAAGCGAATCGTGGTATCGAGCAAGTTGATCTCGATGGTCATGGAAAAGAAGATCCTGCTGGAAAATCTCTACACGGGCTTCAATGCGGAATTTGTCAGGAATCCCCCCGACGTCTACAATCGCGACATCGTCATGTATCTGGTGATGTTCTCCTACGCATACATCAACCGCCGCCAGCCGACGTGA
- a CDS encoding IPT/TIG domain-containing protein, which yields MMDKQPGIGINEGGIAAPWPWSKPTVAGVGPNCGPSAGGTRVTILGKGFINATAVHFGSVGAQNFNVESDTEMTATSPAYTAGGSVDITVTTSKGTSPANPPADQFTFLTSTNTTQVMMTLAGLAATGAAERPSGETVEQQQARILAGINAQLANSNLSTANNWQAIWVGLTQDRANLVYIAENPSNSGGPTTYAVCLRGTVGGSPIDSAEDMDVGSLLPFGPFGSGGPLGNISQGAMMAFTEIIMGTTLMATLTPLITAQSSGPTIYVTGHSLGGALATTISLYLAAQTWTPKPTLQVFTFAAPTAGDGNFASSFNAQFPQATCAWNQYDLVPNAWQNLVNGESQNPPTPESVEFFYPRMNSPLLSAEVKKIVQNIASKTPVANPYTQPTQQPALNAYFACTDPDPSDISTLDDWLAEVAYQHANDTYLMLLGAPTLPAVAPSIASITPSSGPVAGGTQITITPLGVTFSADSQVDFGVVPATSVEVNSNGTITATSPPGIGTVDVRVTNMFGTSTVVAADQFTFTP from the coding sequence CACCTTGGCCTTGGAGCAAGCCAACGGTCGCGGGCGTCGGCCCGAACTGCGGCCCCTCGGCAGGTGGCACACGAGTGACGATTCTCGGCAAGGGATTCATCAATGCCACCGCCGTCCATTTCGGAAGCGTGGGGGCGCAAAACTTCAACGTCGAATCGGACACCGAAATGACGGCCACGTCGCCCGCATACACGGCAGGAGGCTCCGTCGATATCACGGTAACGACCTCGAAGGGGACGTCTCCCGCCAACCCTCCTGCGGACCAATTTACGTTTCTCACGAGCACGAACACGACGCAAGTGATGATGACCCTCGCGGGATTGGCCGCCACCGGCGCGGCCGAGCGCCCATCCGGAGAGACCGTCGAGCAGCAACAGGCTCGCATTCTCGCGGGCATCAACGCGCAGCTGGCGAATTCCAATCTTTCCACGGCCAACAATTGGCAGGCGATCTGGGTGGGGCTAACCCAAGATCGCGCCAACCTCGTCTACATCGCCGAAAACCCCTCGAATTCAGGAGGGCCAACGACGTATGCCGTCTGCCTCCGAGGGACCGTGGGCGGGTCACCCATCGACAGTGCCGAAGATATGGACGTTGGATCCTTGCTCCCATTCGGTCCTTTTGGGTCCGGGGGCCCGCTGGGCAACATCTCCCAGGGCGCCATGATGGCGTTCACGGAGATCATCATGGGCACGACGCTCATGGCCACGCTGACGCCTCTCATTACCGCGCAAAGCTCAGGGCCAACCATCTATGTGACGGGACACAGCCTCGGAGGTGCATTGGCCACGACCATAAGCCTCTATCTTGCCGCCCAGACGTGGACGCCGAAGCCCACTCTTCAGGTATTCACCTTTGCGGCCCCCACGGCCGGCGATGGGAATTTTGCCAGCAGCTTCAACGCCCAATTCCCGCAGGCAACGTGTGCGTGGAACCAATACGATCTCGTTCCCAATGCCTGGCAGAACCTCGTCAATGGTGAGTCGCAGAACCCACCTACACCGGAAAGCGTGGAGTTCTTCTACCCGCGAATGAACAGTCCGTTGCTGAGCGCGGAAGTCAAAAAGATTGTCCAAAATATCGCGAGCAAAACGCCCGTGGCCAATCCCTATACGCAGCCGACCCAGCAGCCGGCACTCAATGCGTATTTTGCGTGCACCGATCCCGATCCTTCCGATATCAGCACCTTGGATGACTGGCTGGCGGAAGTTGCTTATCAGCATGCCAACGACACCTATCTCATGTTGCTGGGTGCCCCCACGCTGCCGGCCGTCGCGCCAAGCATTGCATCGATCACGCCGAGCAGCGGGCCTGTCGCCGGTGGCACCCAGATCACCATCACGCCCCTCGGGGTCACGTTCAGCGCCGATAGCCAGGTCGACTTTGGCGTTGTCCCGGCCACGAGCGTCGAAGTCAACTCCAACGGTACCATCACGGCCACGTCACCCCCCGGAATCGGCACCGTCGACGTCCGGGTGACCAATATGTTTGGAACTTCGACCGTGGTTGCAGCCGACCAGTTTACGTTTACGCCTTGA
- a CDS encoding TetR/AcrR family transcriptional regulator codes for MSSGTGKQAPLGKAPRPLRRGRGRPPASAPAGDDLREHVIAASAHVYAEHGYRHTTVERILEAAGISRPTFYRLFSDRRDVIEALVARANDLLYAQVLAAAEQQRDLRGAVVAAVDAYFEWGLNLGPMVGAIYNEIHDPESPASSHRARVIARMIALFDSIAAEHGRPRLDPIFWDALVCAAEHAASGAFWPKRRPPAEIERRRAVVLRILLASLASPRERVPPLPLYDGAPPK; via the coding sequence ATGAGCTCGGGCACGGGCAAGCAAGCGCCTCTCGGGAAAGCACCGCGTCCACTTCGTCGGGGACGCGGCCGGCCGCCCGCGTCCGCACCGGCGGGCGACGACTTGCGCGAGCACGTCATCGCAGCCAGCGCGCACGTCTACGCCGAACACGGCTACCGTCACACGACCGTCGAGAGGATCCTCGAGGCGGCGGGGATCTCGCGCCCTACATTTTACAGGCTCTTCAGCGATCGGCGCGATGTCATCGAGGCACTCGTCGCCCGCGCCAACGATCTTCTGTACGCGCAAGTGCTGGCCGCCGCCGAGCAACAACGCGATCTGCGGGGGGCCGTCGTGGCGGCGGTGGACGCGTACTTCGAATGGGGGCTCAATCTAGGCCCGATGGTCGGGGCCATCTACAACGAGATCCACGATCCGGAGTCTCCGGCGAGCTCCCATCGCGCGCGTGTGATTGCACGAATGATTGCCCTTTTCGATTCTATTGCTGCCGAGCACGGGCGGCCGCGTCTCGACCCTATTTTCTGGGACGCACTCGTTTGCGCAGCGGAGCATGCGGCGAGTGGGGCATTCTGGCCAAAGCGCCGCCCGCCCGCCGAAATCGAGCGACGCCGCGCGGTGGTCCTGCGCATCCTGCTGGCGTCGCTCGCGTCTCCTCGAGAGCGGGTCCCCCCGCTCCCGCTCTACGATGGCGCGCCCCCAAAGTGA
- a CDS encoding beta-lactamase family protein, whose translation MKTRFSKIMLLLLALCALPALNVACGDDDPGIPAPDKTALLRQTLQDKFAASHAVGDFPGGTAGVVLADGSSFGLAVGVSDRATQRRMLPGDLLPQASVGKTYVAGVALQLVHEGKLALDDKVEKYLGEEPWFGRLPNAHDITIRMIMKHTSGLMRYEYDPNFTAEVRKDPYRIWKREEQLSFLFDKAAPFPAGQGWEYSDTNYMVLGLVIEHITNSTYYTEAKKRLFDPLGLDHAIFMDRPDIPIVQGYAGDSNVFSGTDAMMVNGKMTLDPGFEWCGGGVASTAEELARWVKLLYEGRAFDPTMLPAMLDGVPAPALGEGAKYGIATILLPSRLGMTYGHSGTFPGYLTRVMYFPDTKVAVAVQVNTSPSTFDRKRLVDTAVELAVIASSR comes from the coding sequence ATGAAGACGAGATTCTCGAAAATCATGCTTCTATTACTGGCCCTGTGCGCTTTGCCGGCACTCAACGTCGCGTGTGGTGACGACGATCCCGGGATACCCGCGCCGGACAAGACGGCGCTGCTTCGACAGACGTTGCAGGACAAATTTGCGGCTTCGCATGCCGTTGGCGACTTCCCGGGTGGCACGGCCGGCGTGGTATTGGCGGATGGCTCGTCGTTCGGGCTCGCGGTCGGTGTCTCGGATCGCGCGACGCAGCGACGGATGTTGCCGGGGGATCTCCTGCCGCAAGCCAGTGTGGGCAAGACGTACGTGGCCGGGGTTGCTTTGCAGCTGGTTCACGAAGGCAAACTGGCGCTAGACGACAAAGTCGAAAAATACCTCGGGGAAGAGCCCTGGTTCGGCCGGCTTCCCAATGCGCACGACATCACCATTCGCATGATTATGAAGCACACCAGCGGATTGATGCGCTACGAGTACGATCCCAATTTCACCGCCGAAGTGAGGAAAGACCCTTATCGTATCTGGAAGCGGGAAGAACAACTCTCGTTTCTCTTCGACAAGGCCGCACCTTTTCCTGCCGGCCAGGGTTGGGAATACTCCGATACCAATTACATGGTGCTTGGGCTGGTGATCGAGCACATTACGAACTCCACGTATTATACGGAGGCGAAGAAACGCCTTTTCGACCCTCTCGGGCTCGACCACGCCATCTTCATGGACCGTCCGGATATTCCCATCGTGCAGGGTTATGCGGGGGACTCGAATGTCTTCAGCGGGACCGACGCCATGATGGTCAACGGCAAAATGACCCTCGATCCGGGCTTCGAGTGGTGCGGCGGTGGAGTTGCATCGACCGCCGAAGAACTGGCGCGCTGGGTCAAACTGCTCTACGAAGGGCGCGCATTCGATCCGACGATGCTTCCCGCGATGCTCGACGGCGTGCCTGCGCCGGCCCTAGGAGAAGGAGCGAAATATGGAATCGCGACCATTTTGCTTCCGTCGCGCTTGGGGATGACCTATGGCCACAGCGGCACGTTTCCGGGCTACCTGACGCGGGTCATGTACTTTCCCGATACGAAAGTGGCCGTCGCCGTGCAAGTTAACACGAGCCCCTCGACGTTCGATCGCAAGAGGCTCGTCGATACTGCGGTCGAATTGGCGGTTATCGCATCATCGCGATGA
- a CDS encoding GMC family oxidoreductase, which yields MSFDYDVVVIGSGFGGSVTALRLSEKGYRVGVLEAGQRFEPTSLPKTSWDVRRFLWAPKLGCYGIQRIHVLPNVVVLAGAGVGGGSLVYANTLYEPLSAFYDDPQWRHITDWRRELAPFYDQAKRMLGVVENPVVTRADEIMKEIADEMGVGSSFHPTRVGVFFGEPGVAPGTEVDDPFFGGAGPRRRTCTTCGACMIGCKENAKNSLDRNYLYLAERAGAQIHAMCTVTAVRPADGGGYFVETVRTGRSAWWKKNRRTFRAEQVVIAAGTYNTQLLLHRMRDTGVLPHVSSRLGVLTRTNSEAILGATAKTAAIDHSRGIAITSSFHPDEHTHIEPNHFGKGNDAMGLLATALADGGKPYPRLFTWLKEIAKRPLYFLGFGHVRRWAERTIVLLVMQTLDNSITVSGKKALGGRFKLTSTQGHGQPNPTWIPVAHDTVRRLAGKIDGIAGGSWGDIFNTPMTAHFLGGCVIGDSARTGVVDAYHRVYGHPGLHVVDGAAISANLGANPSLTITAQAERAMSMWPNHGDVDPRPPLGTAYQSIAPIPPLRPAVPDHAPGALRLEANG from the coding sequence ATGAGCTTCGACTACGACGTGGTGGTGATCGGATCGGGATTCGGAGGCTCCGTCACGGCCCTTCGGTTGTCCGAGAAAGGCTACCGGGTCGGCGTCCTCGAAGCCGGGCAGAGATTCGAGCCCACCAGCTTGCCGAAAACGTCATGGGATGTCCGGCGTTTCTTGTGGGCGCCAAAACTCGGTTGCTATGGCATCCAGCGCATTCATGTGCTGCCGAATGTCGTGGTGCTCGCGGGGGCGGGCGTCGGAGGCGGCTCACTGGTCTATGCCAACACGCTTTACGAGCCGCTGTCCGCGTTCTACGACGATCCGCAGTGGCGACACATCACCGATTGGCGCCGTGAGCTTGCACCGTTCTACGATCAGGCCAAACGCATGTTGGGGGTGGTGGAAAACCCCGTGGTTACGCGTGCGGACGAGATCATGAAGGAGATTGCCGACGAGATGGGCGTTGGGTCATCGTTCCATCCAACGCGTGTCGGCGTGTTCTTCGGCGAACCAGGCGTGGCCCCCGGCACCGAGGTCGACGATCCTTTCTTCGGAGGTGCGGGTCCCCGCCGTCGCACCTGCACGACATGTGGCGCCTGCATGATCGGTTGCAAAGAGAATGCGAAAAACTCGCTCGATCGCAACTACCTTTACCTGGCCGAGCGAGCCGGCGCCCAAATCCATGCCATGTGCACGGTAACCGCCGTGCGACCCGCCGACGGCGGCGGCTATTTCGTGGAGACAGTGCGCACGGGCAGGTCCGCATGGTGGAAGAAGAACCGCCGGACATTCCGCGCCGAACAAGTGGTCATTGCCGCGGGGACCTACAATACGCAACTGCTACTGCACCGCATGCGGGACACCGGTGTGTTGCCGCACGTCTCGTCGCGCCTTGGTGTCCTCACGCGCACCAATTCGGAAGCCATTTTGGGCGCCACGGCGAAAACCGCGGCCATCGACCATAGCCGGGGCATTGCCATTACGTCATCGTTTCATCCCGACGAACATACGCATATCGAGCCGAATCATTTCGGCAAAGGCAACGATGCCATGGGCCTGCTGGCAACGGCCTTGGCCGATGGCGGCAAACCGTATCCACGGCTTTTCACCTGGCTGAAGGAGATCGCCAAGCGTCCGTTGTACTTCCTAGGCTTTGGGCACGTCCGACGTTGGGCGGAAAGGACCATTGTCCTTCTCGTGATGCAAACTCTCGACAATTCCATCACGGTCTCGGGCAAAAAGGCTTTGGGCGGACGCTTCAAGCTCACGTCCACCCAAGGCCACGGGCAGCCCAATCCCACGTGGATCCCGGTCGCTCACGACACAGTGCGGCGGCTTGCCGGGAAGATCGACGGTATTGCCGGCGGCTCCTGGGGCGATATCTTCAATACGCCAATGACAGCGCATTTTCTGGGAGGCTGCGTCATTGGCGATTCCGCGCGAACGGGCGTGGTCGATGCTTATCATCGCGTTTACGGTCACCCTGGCCTGCACGTCGTGGACGGTGCTGCGATTTCCGCCAATCTCGGGGCCAATCCATCGCTCACCATCACGGCCCAGGCGGAGCGTGCCATGTCGATGTGGCCAAACCACGGCGATGTCGATCCGCGGCCTCCGCTCGGCACGGCGTACCAGTCCATCGCGCCCATCCCGCCGCTCCGCCCCGCTGTTCCCGATCATGCCCCAGGTGCACTCCGCCTCGAAGCGAATGGCTGA
- a CDS encoding TylF/MycF family methyltransferase: MASIPKFSKLDTDFIAKRNAFFESNPVDAKFAVDNWSLFLGTVPMGTFLARYELLKKIVDVPGHVLEFGVFNGSNLLFMAKILRLLAPHDLRKLYGFDTFEGLQEFNSKDGIAVEDRGRYRGRRELLERSIALHGFEDSIELVAGKIEDTLHEFLKTNAHHLYSFVYLDTDLYQSTQLVLSEVWPRLSPGGIIALDEGYHDRFPGEGIAAQEFLAAHQGQCNVGAIPFARQPMFYIQKR; encoded by the coding sequence ATGGCCAGCATTCCCAAGTTCTCGAAACTCGACACCGACTTCATCGCCAAGCGAAACGCATTCTTCGAAAGTAACCCGGTGGATGCGAAGTTCGCCGTGGACAACTGGAGTCTGTTTCTAGGCACGGTTCCGATGGGAACCTTTTTGGCACGTTACGAGTTGCTGAAGAAAATCGTGGACGTGCCGGGCCATGTTCTCGAATTCGGGGTCTTCAACGGCTCGAACCTTCTGTTCATGGCCAAAATCCTCCGGTTGCTCGCGCCGCACGATCTTCGAAAGCTCTACGGCTTCGACACGTTCGAAGGCCTGCAGGAGTTCAACTCCAAAGATGGCATTGCGGTCGAAGACCGAGGTCGCTACCGCGGCCGGCGCGAGCTGCTGGAGCGGTCCATCGCGCTGCACGGTTTCGAGGACAGCATCGAGCTGGTCGCGGGCAAGATCGAAGATACCCTGCACGAGTTCCTGAAGACCAACGCCCACCATCTTTATAGCTTCGTCTATCTGGACACGGACCTTTACCAATCGACGCAGCTGGTGCTTTCCGAGGTGTGGCCACGCTTGTCGCCCGGTGGCATCATCGCGTTGGACGAGGGGTATCACGATCGCTTCCCAGGGGAAGGCATCGCCGCGCAGGAATTTCTAGCGGCGCACCAAGGGCAGTGCAACGTGGGAGCCATCCCCTTCGCCCGACAGCCGATGTTTTACATTCAGAAGCGCTAA